In a genomic window of Corynebacterium lizhenjunii:
- a CDS encoding translation initiation factor IF-2 N-terminal domain-containing protein produces the protein MSEAIKKNISNVDRAALPEKIRVYTLAKQLKVASSELVAELERLGIGKKAPQSALTAAEVNAFLDAVEAQDATGADDVAEDKLRERVRKNVDNEISQIEEKVEAQLGTELEAADTQAEPAVDLVPVFQPPQPVATAGRTRRRAQRKTVSVPQAAPEPQAAPEVKPAVEVIEEPKAIRGSTRIEAQRRRRVEMREKGRERQHIVSQAEFLARRESVQRTMIVREKARADGAGVVTQVGVLEDDLLVEHFVTSDSQASMIGNIYVGRVQNVLPSMEAAFVDIGQGRNGVLYSGEVDWRASGLGGRSRKIEHALKSGDMVLVQVTKDPVGTKGARLTTQISLPGRFLVYVPGGHNAGISRKLPAPERKRLKEILGRVVPAQGGAIIRTAAENVPEEAIAVDVNRLHNLWQDIYERGEEAKQRKNPRPVTLYEEPDLLVKVVRDLFNEDFQDLIVDGKRSFNVVSHYVQSMAPELADRVSKFDRDSHEGKDAFEHYRVDEQLHKALARKVWLPSGGTLVIDRTEAMTVVDVNTGKFTGSGGNLEETVTRNNLEAAEEIVRQMRLRDLGGMIVVDFVDMVLPENQELVLRRLKEALGRDRTRHQVSEVTSLGLVQMTRKRLGTGLVETFSTECEHCHGRGLIIHDYPVDEAEQERTSGRSNTHQQDQEPEPKADEAKQQRKRSPREERYEELASAVVVVDDEEQPSRRRRRGVRGAGRGRSSVSAIEEIAYAAVDNAERSYEQAVEEFENSPRRKRRTRGNSRSDHRPRPEDFVQEAQEGKFQEGNVQEYRGQDSQESHARRRRRAVRRADAPSSRPAAPAASEPASRAPETVKATRPRRRAARRTAK, from the coding sequence ATGAGTGAAGCTATAAAGAAAAATATCTCCAACGTAGATCGGGCAGCGTTGCCGGAAAAAATCCGCGTCTATACCCTGGCCAAGCAGCTCAAAGTTGCCTCCAGTGAGCTGGTGGCAGAGCTGGAGCGCCTGGGCATCGGCAAGAAAGCTCCCCAGTCCGCGCTAACGGCAGCCGAGGTCAATGCCTTCCTGGATGCAGTGGAGGCCCAGGACGCCACCGGTGCGGACGACGTTGCTGAGGATAAGTTGCGCGAGCGTGTGCGCAAGAATGTGGACAATGAGATCTCCCAGATTGAGGAGAAGGTAGAAGCGCAACTGGGCACGGAGCTAGAGGCGGCAGATACGCAAGCCGAGCCCGCTGTGGACCTAGTGCCGGTCTTTCAGCCGCCGCAGCCGGTGGCTACCGCCGGCCGCACCCGCCGCAGGGCCCAGCGCAAAACCGTTTCCGTACCTCAGGCTGCCCCGGAGCCGCAGGCCGCGCCCGAGGTCAAGCCTGCTGTTGAGGTTATCGAGGAACCCAAGGCCATCCGCGGCTCTACGCGCATTGAGGCGCAGCGTCGGCGCCGTGTGGAAATGCGGGAGAAGGGCCGCGAGCGCCAGCACATTGTCAGCCAGGCGGAGTTCTTGGCCCGCCGCGAGTCGGTACAGCGCACCATGATTGTGCGCGAAAAGGCCCGCGCGGACGGCGCTGGTGTGGTCACCCAGGTGGGTGTGCTGGAGGATGACTTGCTGGTGGAGCACTTTGTTACCAGCGATTCCCAGGCGTCGATGATTGGAAACATTTATGTCGGCCGGGTCCAAAATGTGCTGCCGTCGATGGAGGCGGCCTTCGTGGATATCGGACAGGGACGCAACGGTGTGTTGTACTCCGGGGAAGTGGACTGGCGCGCCTCTGGCCTGGGTGGGCGCTCCCGCAAGATTGAGCACGCCCTGAAGTCGGGGGACATGGTGCTGGTACAGGTGACTAAGGATCCCGTGGGCACCAAGGGTGCGCGTTTGACCACTCAGATCTCCTTGCCGGGACGCTTTTTGGTCTACGTTCCCGGTGGGCACAACGCGGGGATTTCGCGCAAGCTGCCCGCTCCGGAGCGCAAGCGCCTGAAGGAGATTCTGGGCCGCGTGGTGCCCGCGCAGGGGGGTGCGATTATTCGCACCGCGGCAGAAAATGTGCCTGAGGAAGCCATCGCGGTAGACGTTAACCGTCTGCATAACTTGTGGCAGGACATCTATGAGCGCGGCGAGGAAGCTAAGCAGCGCAAGAATCCCCGGCCGGTTACTCTCTATGAGGAGCCGGACCTGCTGGTCAAGGTGGTCCGCGACTTGTTTAATGAGGACTTCCAGGACCTGATTGTCGACGGCAAGCGGTCGTTCAATGTGGTCAGCCACTATGTGCAGTCCATGGCCCCGGAGCTGGCAGATCGTGTGTCCAAGTTTGACCGCGACAGCCATGAGGGCAAGGACGCCTTCGAGCACTACCGCGTGGATGAGCAGCTGCATAAGGCACTAGCGCGCAAGGTATGGCTGCCTTCGGGCGGCACGCTGGTGATCGACCGCACGGAGGCCATGACGGTAGTCGATGTCAATACCGGTAAGTTCACCGGCTCCGGCGGCAACCTGGAGGAAACAGTCACCCGTAACAACCTTGAGGCCGCTGAAGAGATTGTGCGGCAGATGCGCCTGCGCGATCTGGGCGGGATGATTGTGGTGGACTTCGTGGACATGGTGCTGCCGGAAAACCAGGAGCTGGTGCTGCGCCGCCTCAAGGAGGCCCTGGGCCGGGACCGTACCCGCCACCAGGTATCCGAGGTCACGTCCCTGGGGTTGGTACAGATGACCCGCAAGCGTTTGGGTACCGGACTGGTAGAGACGTTCTCCACGGAGTGCGAGCACTGCCATGGCCGGGGGTTGATTATTCACGACTACCCGGTAGATGAAGCCGAGCAGGAGCGCACGAGTGGCCGCAGCAACACCCACCAGCAAGATCAGGAGCCGGAGCCCAAGGCCGATGAGGCAAAGCAGCAGCGCAAGCGCAGCCCACGTGAGGAGCGCTATGAAGAGCTGGCTTCTGCCGTGGTGGTTGTGGACGACGAGGAACAGCCTTCCCGGCGTCGCCGCCGGGGTGTGCGTGGTGCAGGCCGGGGCCGCAGCAGCGTGAGTGCTATCGAAGAGATCGCCTACGCCGCGGTGGACAACGCTGAGCGCAGCTATGAGCAGGCCGTAGAGGAATTTGAAAACTCCCCGCGGCGCAAGCGGCGCACTCGCGGCAATTCGCGTTCAGACCACCGCCCCCGCCCGGAGGATTTCGTCCAGGAAGCCCAGGAAGGCAAGTTCCAGGAAGGCAACGTCCAGGAATACAGGGGGCAGGACAGCCAGGAATCCCACGCGCGGCGTCGTCGGCGTGCGGTCCGGCGTGCCGATGCCCCCTCTAGTCGCCCTGCTGCCCCGGCCGCTAGCGAGCCTGCTAGCCGTGCCCCGGAGACGGTCAAGGCTACGCGGCCCCGGCGCCGCGCGGCGCGTCGCACCGCTAAATGA
- the ndk gene encoding nucleoside-diphosphate kinase — MTERTLILIKPDGVANGHVGEIIARIERKGLKLAAMDLRVADRETAEKHYAEHADKPFFGELVDFITSAPLVAGIVEGERAIEAWRQLAGGTDPVSKATPGTIRGDFALTVGENVVHGSDSPESAQREIAIWFPNL, encoded by the coding sequence ATGACTGAACGTACTCTCATCCTGATCAAGCCGGACGGCGTTGCCAACGGCCACGTTGGTGAAATCATTGCTCGTATTGAGCGTAAGGGCCTGAAGCTGGCCGCTATGGATCTGCGCGTTGCAGACCGCGAGACCGCAGAAAAGCACTACGCGGAGCACGCAGACAAGCCCTTCTTCGGTGAGCTGGTGGACTTCATTACGTCTGCTCCGCTGGTGGCTGGCATTGTTGAGGGCGAGCGCGCCATTGAGGCCTGGCGTCAGTTGGCTGGCGGCACGGATCCGGTCTCCAAGGCCACTCCGGGTACCATCCGCGGTGACTTCGCTTTGACTGTGGGGGAGAACGTGGTGCACGGCTCTGATTCCCCGGAGTCTGCACAGCGGGAAATCGCCATCTGGTTCCCGAACCTCTAA
- a CDS encoding DUF4233 domain-containing protein, which yields MSTSPQPQDPAELSPLGLGSEPVKDPLRQFNGMVLANGLTMEVITLVLALPALRMVNQGTLWNGPTFIVLGALLAFHLVMFAFIRRPWALAAILGAQIVGAFAGLFIHWSITAIMVVFALLWLLAVYLRSVLVERMRRGYLTTQHLNTEG from the coding sequence TTGAGCACATCACCACAACCCCAAGACCCTGCTGAACTTAGCCCCCTGGGCCTGGGCAGTGAGCCGGTGAAGGACCCGCTGAGGCAGTTCAACGGCATGGTGCTGGCTAATGGGCTGACCATGGAGGTCATCACCTTAGTGCTCGCGCTACCGGCACTGCGTATGGTCAATCAGGGCACGCTGTGGAACGGGCCCACCTTCATTGTGTTGGGTGCATTGTTGGCCTTTCACCTGGTGATGTTCGCCTTTATCCGCAGGCCGTGGGCGTTGGCGGCAATTTTGGGAGCCCAGATTGTCGGGGCGTTCGCCGGATTGTTTATTCACTGGTCAATTACCGCCATTATGGTGGTCTTCGCGCTGTTGTGGTTGCTGGCGGTATATCTGCGCTCAGTGTTGGTGGAGCGCATGCGTCGGGGTTATTTGACCACCCAGCACCTCAACACTGAAGGTTAG
- a CDS encoding ATP-grasp domain-containing protein has product METVWLLTNQWLRWERFEQQFAALGAAAAATGRLRLQRVSNDWVAAHATQLSRSALPAAVLVMDKDLPVLRLLEARGVRLINSAQAVADCDDKLYTFASLAGAGVAQPDTLAVPLHYQPLTREQWRSSEFSRQVREFLGFPLVLKHAVGSWGQGVFLLHSEEELLDHLAAAQGQRLLVQRYTASSHGQDTRLYMVGRRCVAAMERRGVGGDFRTNVTGGGTAVSATPSDGQLQAARTAMKALGLEIGSVDFLGELVCEVNSNAQFMTLMEVTGCDVAAQVIDYVARQVAR; this is encoded by the coding sequence GTGGAAACTGTATGGTTGCTGACTAACCAGTGGCTGCGCTGGGAGCGCTTTGAGCAGCAGTTTGCTGCCCTTGGTGCTGCTGCGGCGGCCACCGGGAGGTTGCGCCTGCAGCGGGTGAGCAATGATTGGGTCGCGGCGCATGCGACTCAGCTTTCCAGGTCCGCCCTGCCCGCTGCAGTGCTGGTGATGGACAAGGATTTACCTGTGCTGCGCTTGCTAGAGGCCCGCGGCGTGCGGCTGATTAACAGTGCGCAGGCGGTGGCTGATTGTGATGACAAGCTCTACACTTTTGCCTCGCTAGCAGGCGCAGGCGTGGCGCAGCCGGATACGCTGGCGGTGCCACTGCATTATCAGCCACTCACGCGCGAGCAGTGGCGGAGCTCGGAATTCTCCCGGCAGGTGCGGGAGTTCTTGGGGTTTCCACTGGTGCTAAAGCACGCGGTCGGCTCGTGGGGTCAGGGCGTGTTTTTGTTGCACAGCGAGGAAGAACTTTTAGATCACTTGGCAGCTGCGCAGGGGCAGCGGTTGTTGGTGCAGCGCTATACTGCTAGCTCCCATGGGCAAGATACCCGGCTGTATATGGTGGGGCGGCGGTGCGTGGCGGCGATGGAGCGCAGGGGTGTGGGAGGAGATTTTCGCACTAATGTTACCGGTGGTGGCACGGCGGTGTCGGCCACGCCGAGTGACGGGCAGCTGCAGGCCGCGCGCACAGCTATGAAGGCATTGGGTTTGGAGATAGGTTCGGTGGATTTCCTAGGGGAGTTGGTGTGCGAAGTAAACTCCAACGCGCAGTTTATGACGCTGATGGAGGTCACCGGTTGCGATGTTGCCGCGCAGGTTATTGACTACGTAGCCAGGCAGGTAGCGCGGTAG